The Mucilaginibacter yixingensis genome window below encodes:
- a CDS encoding exo-alpha-sialidase — MMKKAICLFSLALAAQLACAQDTVRYVGNTVSNVDYHNGQLTPAVGVHNMQIFRANREHPEEADGFGFTYNHAPMLAYWHNTYYVEYLSDKVGESVPPGHTLMITSKDGENWSKPKEIFPIYRIPDGTTKPGVEGVAKNLDAVMHQRMGFYTAKSGRLLVLGFYGICLDAHDDPNDGLGIGRVVREVLPNGEYGPIYFVHYNPKWNESNTSFPFYKKSKDKGFIQACDELMANPLMMMQWVEETDKKDPLIPLHKDYKAFNFYHLPDGRVVGLWKYALTAISTDNGKTWPENAARAPRFVNSNAKIWGQRTSDGKYSTVYNPSEFRWPLAVSVSDDGLNYKNLLLVNGEITSLRYGGNYKSYGPQYTRGIIEGNGVIPGGKEWVTYSMNKEDIWVTSIPVPIVSEVTAQANEDFNALPAGKELDQWNTYSGLWCPAKIDKAPDGSKALALKDWDPFDYAKAERAIPANKKVETEFTIIPGQNNTGMLDIEFQDERGTPAIRLTIDSTGQFKAKVGYRDKNFFKYQPNEVCHVSVKLNTDTRFYTVNVNGKDVLTSLFFAPVLKVSRVAFRTGGVRRFPDADTPTDQMYDLKNPGEKAKPAAYYIKSFKSSTY, encoded by the coding sequence ATGATGAAGAAAGCGATTTGCTTATTTTCCCTTGCCCTGGCGGCGCAGCTGGCCTGCGCGCAGGATACCGTGCGTTACGTTGGTAACACGGTTTCAAATGTTGATTATCATAACGGACAGTTGACTCCGGCAGTTGGCGTGCACAACATGCAGATCTTCCGCGCTAACCGCGAGCATCCTGAAGAGGCTGATGGTTTTGGTTTTACCTATAACCACGCGCCCATGTTGGCCTACTGGCATAACACTTATTATGTAGAATACCTAAGCGATAAGGTAGGCGAGAGCGTTCCGCCGGGCCATACGCTGATGATTACTTCTAAAGACGGCGAAAACTGGTCAAAACCAAAAGAGATTTTCCCAATCTATCGTATTCCTGACGGTACTACCAAGCCAGGTGTTGAAGGCGTTGCCAAAAACCTGGACGCAGTGATGCACCAGCGTATGGGTTTTTATACCGCAAAATCTGGTCGCCTGCTGGTATTGGGTTTCTATGGCATTTGTCTGGATGCACATGATGACCCGAATGACGGCCTGGGTATCGGTCGCGTGGTGCGCGAGGTGCTGCCAAACGGAGAGTACGGACCGATTTATTTCGTTCATTACAACCCAAAATGGAACGAGAGCAATACCTCTTTTCCTTTCTACAAAAAAAGCAAAGACAAAGGCTTTATACAGGCTTGTGATGAGCTGATGGCTAACCCGCTGATGATGATGCAATGGGTAGAAGAAACCGATAAAAAAGATCCGCTTATCCCGCTGCATAAAGATTATAAAGCGTTTAACTTTTATCACCTGCCTGACGGCCGTGTGGTTGGTTTATGGAAATATGCCTTGACTGCCATTAGTACCGATAATGGTAAAACCTGGCCTGAAAATGCTGCACGCGCGCCGCGTTTTGTAAACTCCAATGCTAAAATCTGGGGTCAGCGCACTTCAGATGGTAAATACTCAACCGTTTACAATCCTTCGGAGTTTCGCTGGCCGCTGGCTGTTTCTGTGAGCGATGATGGTTTGAACTATAAAAACCTGTTGCTGGTAAACGGCGAGATTACCAGTCTGCGTTACGGGGGCAACTACAAATCATACGGCCCGCAATATACCCGTGGTATTATTGAGGGTAACGGCGTAATCCCAGGCGGTAAAGAGTGGGTTACCTATAGCATGAACAAAGAGGATATCTGGGTAACATCAATCCCGGTGCCTATCGTTAGCGAGGTAACTGCCCAGGCTAACGAGGATTTTAACGCCCTGCCAGCCGGTAAAGAACTGGACCAGTGGAACACCTACAGCGGCCTGTGGTGCCCCGCCAAAATTGACAAAGCGCCTGATGGCTCTAAAGCTCTTGCACTGAAAGACTGGGATCCGTTTGATTATGCCAAGGCAGAGCGTGCCATCCCGGCTAATAAAAAAGTGGAGACTGAGTTTACCATCATCCCCGGCCAGAACAATACTGGTATGCTGGATATTGAGTTTCAGGATGAGCGGGGTACACCGGCCATCCGTTTAACTATCGACTCGACCGGCCAATTCAAAGCCAAGGTAGGTTATCGCGATAAAAACTTCTTTAAATACCAGCCGAATGAGGTTTGCCACGTGAGCGTGAAACTGAATACTGACACGCGTTTTTACACCGTAAACGTGAACGGTAAAGACGTGCTGACCAGCCTGTTTTTTGCCCCCGTATTGAAAGTGAGCCGCGTGGCCTTCCGTACTGGCGGTGTGCGCCGTTTCCCGGATGCTGATACCCCGACTGATCAGATGTATGATCTGAAAAACCCGGGAGAGAAGGCTAAACCGGCTGCTTATTATATCAAATCGTTTAAATCAAGCACTTATTAA
- a CDS encoding thrombospondin type 3 repeat-containing protein codes for MRNKFLPILTVAAALTAQAAMAQYPQVPQAVQQASAALMKRAQAHSDSAFAVAMPIIQADRAKGKIYVPWGSRSTDFLHAKIPAFPGAEGGGAWTMGGRGGKVIVVTNLNDDGPGSLRWACEQGGARIVVFNVAGIIHIKTPISVRAPYISIEGQTAPGDGVCVAGESFWVDTHDVVIRYMRFRRGETNVGRRDDAIGGNPVGNIIIDHVSASWGLDENMSMYRHMFDPQDGSKEQKLPTANITTQNCIYSESLDYWNHAFGSTTGGENSLLTRNLWADNTGRNPSVGENGVYNFINNVVFNWDHRSMDGGDYTTNYNVINNYFKPGPVTPKDAPVGHRILKPESGRSKLKEKYFGRVYASGNIMEGYPEVTKDPWNGGIQVDDGHGELKDAGKYKDVMKSDVPFYMPPLDHIMTAQETYKYVVANAGATLPVRDAVDKRITEQVRTGKIAYDSKINTDTVFQFKVRKLPKDSYKLGIITAPWQVGGYPNYQGTPYKDTDGDGLPDAWEVAHGLNPKDPKDSALPAKNGGGYSNIEVWLNTVAAKGEKPLASLK; via the coding sequence ATGAGAAACAAATTCTTACCAATCTTGACTGTCGCCGCTGCGCTAACCGCGCAGGCCGCAATGGCGCAGTATCCACAAGTGCCGCAGGCCGTTCAACAGGCAAGCGCAGCTTTGATGAAACGTGCCCAGGCGCACTCAGACTCTGCATTTGCAGTAGCTATGCCTATCATTCAGGCAGATCGTGCTAAAGGCAAAATCTACGTGCCATGGGGCTCGCGCTCTACCGACTTTTTGCATGCTAAGATCCCTGCATTCCCGGGTGCTGAAGGTGGCGGCGCATGGACTATGGGCGGCCGTGGCGGTAAAGTAATCGTGGTAACCAACCTGAACGATGACGGTCCGGGCAGTTTACGCTGGGCTTGTGAGCAAGGTGGTGCACGTATCGTTGTATTTAACGTAGCTGGTATTATCCATATCAAAACTCCTATCAGTGTGCGTGCTCCGTACATCAGCATTGAAGGTCAAACCGCTCCTGGCGATGGTGTTTGTGTGGCTGGCGAATCATTCTGGGTAGATACTCATGATGTGGTTATCCGCTACATGCGTTTCCGTCGTGGCGAAACTAACGTAGGTCGCAGAGATGATGCTATCGGTGGTAATCCGGTAGGTAACATCATTATTGACCACGTATCGGCTAGCTGGGGTCTGGACGAAAACATGTCGATGTACCGTCACATGTTCGATCCGCAAGACGGCTCTAAAGAGCAGAAACTGCCAACTGCTAACATCACTACCCAAAACTGTATTTACTCAGAATCACTGGATTACTGGAACCACGCTTTCGGTAGCACAACCGGTGGCGAGAACAGCTTATTAACCCGTAATCTTTGGGCTGATAACACCGGCCGTAACCCATCAGTAGGTGAGAACGGTGTATATAACTTCATCAACAACGTGGTATTTAACTGGGATCACCGCTCAATGGACGGTGGCGATTACACCACTAACTACAACGTTATCAACAACTACTTCAAACCAGGTCCGGTTACGCCTAAAGACGCTCCGGTTGGTCACCGTATCCTGAAACCAGAGTCAGGCCGCAGCAAGCTGAAAGAAAAATATTTCGGTCGCGTGTATGCATCTGGTAACATCATGGAAGGCTACCCGGAAGTAACCAAAGATCCGTGGAATGGCGGTATCCAGGTTGATGACGGTCATGGCGAATTGAAAGATGCAGGCAAATACAAAGACGTTATGAAATCTGACGTTCCGTTCTACATGCCGCCATTAGATCATATCATGACTGCACAGGAAACTTACAAATATGTTGTTGCTAACGCAGGTGCTACACTGCCGGTGCGTGACGCGGTAGACAAACGTATTACCGAGCAGGTTCGTACCGGTAAAATTGCTTACGATAGCAAAATCAACACCGATACTGTATTCCAGTTCAAAGTGCGTAAACTGCCTAAAGACTCTTACAAATTAGGTATCATCACTGCTCCTTGGCAGGTAGGCGGTTACCCTAACTACCAGGGTACCCCTTACAAAGACACAGACGGTGACGGTTTGCCAGACGCATGGGAAGTTGCTCACGGCTTGAACCCGAAAGATCCTAAAGACAGCGCATTGCCAGCTAAAAACGGCGGTGGCTATAGCAATATCGAAGTTTGGCTGAACACTGTTGCAGCTAAAGGCGAAAAACCATTAGCATCATTGAAATAA
- a CDS encoding glycoside hydrolase family 43 protein — MAAAVMLASCKTGRSVYVSTSFHEPADSGLRFIYSKDGYHWNDLNHIFLKPEAGKAKIMRDPSITRGKDGIFRLVWTTGWKGDQGIGYASSPDLIHWSAQQHIDVMSYEPTTVNAWAPEIFYDDEQDRFIIVWASCIPGRFPKGQEDADNNHRLYYTITKDFKTFSPTKLFLDPGFSVIDAEIVKRGKGDYVLVMKDNTRPNRNILVAFANNPIGPYHDYTSRFTEKFSEGPSAIKVGNNWLIYYDSYDLKRYGAISTPDFKTFTNISDSVSVPKGHKHGTLFKITPKELNQLLKATPK, encoded by the coding sequence ATGGCCGCTGCAGTCATGCTGGCCTCCTGTAAAACGGGCAGAAGCGTTTACGTTTCTACCTCGTTCCATGAGCCTGCGGATAGTGGCTTGCGCTTTATCTACAGTAAAGACGGTTATCATTGGAACGATCTTAACCACATCTTCCTGAAACCGGAAGCTGGTAAAGCCAAGATCATGCGCGATCCATCCATCACCCGTGGTAAAGATGGTATCTTCCGCCTGGTGTGGACCACCGGCTGGAAAGGCGATCAAGGCATTGGTTACGCGTCATCGCCAGACCTGATCCACTGGTCGGCACAGCAGCATATCGATGTAATGAGTTACGAGCCGACGACGGTGAACGCCTGGGCACCTGAAATTTTTTATGATGACGAGCAGGACCGATTTATCATTGTATGGGCATCATGCATCCCCGGCCGTTTCCCGAAAGGGCAGGAGGACGCGGACAACAACCATCGTCTGTACTACACCATCACCAAAGATTTCAAAACTTTTAGTCCGACTAAACTTTTCCTCGATCCCGGTTTCAGCGTGATTGATGCTGAGATTGTGAAACGTGGCAAAGGCGATTATGTGCTGGTGATGAAAGATAACACCCGTCCTAACCGCAACATCCTGGTGGCTTTTGCCAATAATCCAATTGGCCCGTATCATGACTATACTTCGCGTTTTACAGAGAAGTTCAGCGAAGGTCCATCGGCTATTAAAGTGGGCAACAACTGGCTCATTTATTATGATTCGTACGATCTGAAAAGATACGGCGCTATCAGCACCCCCGATTTTAAAACTTTTACCAATATATCAGACAGCGTGAGCGTGCCTAAAGGGCATAAGCATGGCACCCTCTTTAAGATCACTCCTAAAGAATTAAACCAATTGCTAAAAGCCACGCCTAAATAA
- a CDS encoding DUF6298 domain-containing protein, with product MASEKAIPDAPVKVVVPVKPGDATLRIQSALDYVATLPADANGIRGAVLLDKGTYQVNGSLKINAAGVVLRGSGMGTDGTVLVGAGLDRATLIQVAGKDDRRKASEVKISDGYVPVNALTFHVASANGLKAGDNISIRRPSTQKWIETLGTVTFGGGLSALGWKPGEHDLHFDRKVVAVNGNEVTIDAPLTTALDTAFGGGFVARYDWPGRISQVGVENLCLNSVYDAANPKDEAHRWMAITMASVSDAWVRQVTFMHFAASAVFVLETGNRITVQDCRSLAPVSEIGGQRRNTFWTMGGQTLFQRLYSDEGFHDYATGFCAPGPNAFVQCQATRSYSFSGAIDSWASGVLFDVVSIDGKPLSYKNREQDGQGAGWAAANSTFWNCTASRIDCYKPPTAQNWSFGSWAQFGGDGYWEESNSSINPRSFYYAQLANRLGKDVSKQAAILMIASEPSSSPTIEQAAELMKQARMKATTVNDWIGSAPTRDPISVAAGGAKTIDQIGVKAPVAPALAPKMQVLNGWLVRGNTVLQGRHFEAPWWNGTVHPDYIDKTAKPDVTRWVPGRTGTGLTDDLTAVADWMQASHTIALAHNYGLWYDRRRDDHERIHREDGDVWPPFYEMPFARSGKETAYDGLSKYDLTKYNPWYWSRLKQFADLADERGFVLIHQNYFQHNIIEAGAHYTDFTWRTANNINGTGFPEPVNYAGDKRQFMAEQFYDEKDPARRKYHIAYINKCLDNFVDNNGVIQYISAEYTGPLHFAEFWVETIKAWEAAHKKKEVIGLSTTKDVQDAILANPALAPTINVINIEYWYYEGSGKLYAPIGGQSLAPRQQERIFHPKASNFEQVYRAVHDYTTKYPDKAVIYNADGFEHFGWAVFIAGGSLPVLPAATDKQFLSDASGMKPVELPGAPKNQWAIGNTKGMIVYASGGEAVKLNLANGTNYTAKWIEPRTGAATTAEQVKGGSGVEIKPARSGDAVLWLTRN from the coding sequence ATGGCTTCTGAGAAAGCTATTCCGGATGCTCCTGTTAAAGTAGTAGTTCCTGTAAAACCGGGCGATGCTACGTTGCGTATCCAATCAGCATTAGATTATGTAGCAACATTACCGGCCGATGCCAATGGCATCCGTGGTGCGGTATTGTTAGATAAAGGTACTTACCAGGTAAACGGTAGCCTCAAGATCAATGCGGCTGGCGTAGTATTACGCGGCAGTGGCATGGGTACAGATGGTACCGTATTGGTAGGTGCAGGCTTAGACCGCGCAACCTTGATACAGGTAGCAGGTAAGGATGATCGCCGGAAGGCATCGGAGGTAAAGATTAGTGATGGATATGTACCTGTAAACGCATTAACTTTTCATGTGGCTTCGGCAAACGGATTAAAAGCTGGCGATAACATCAGCATCCGCAGGCCAAGTACACAAAAATGGATCGAAACTTTAGGTACCGTTACTTTTGGCGGTGGCCTGAGTGCGCTGGGCTGGAAACCAGGCGAGCACGATCTGCATTTTGACCGCAAGGTGGTAGCTGTTAATGGTAACGAGGTTACTATTGATGCACCGCTTACAACAGCATTAGATACCGCCTTTGGTGGCGGCTTTGTTGCCCGTTATGATTGGCCGGGCCGCATTAGCCAGGTGGGTGTAGAAAACCTGTGCCTAAACTCGGTTTACGATGCTGCTAACCCTAAAGACGAAGCACACCGCTGGATGGCGATTACTATGGCGAGCGTGAGCGATGCCTGGGTACGCCAGGTAACGTTTATGCACTTTGCCGCTTCTGCAGTGTTTGTGCTGGAGACCGGTAACCGTATTACCGTGCAGGATTGTCGCTCACTGGCACCGGTATCTGAAATTGGTGGTCAGCGTCGCAATACGTTCTGGACTATGGGTGGTCAAACCCTGTTCCAGCGTTTATATTCAGACGAAGGTTTCCATGATTATGCAACAGGCTTCTGTGCACCAGGCCCTAATGCCTTTGTGCAGTGCCAGGCTACACGCTCATACAGCTTTAGCGGTGCTATTGACAGCTGGGCATCGGGCGTGTTGTTCGACGTAGTATCGATTGATGGCAAACCACTCAGTTACAAAAACCGCGAGCAAGATGGTCAGGGTGCCGGCTGGGCTGCTGCTAACAGCACGTTCTGGAACTGTACCGCATCTCGCATCGACTGTTATAAACCGCCAACCGCACAAAACTGGTCATTCGGTTCATGGGCGCAATTTGGCGGCGATGGTTACTGGGAAGAGTCAAACAGCAGCATCAATCCGCGTAGCTTTTACTATGCGCAGCTAGCTAATCGCTTAGGTAAAGATGTAAGCAAGCAAGCAGCTATATTGATGATTGCAAGCGAACCATCAAGCAGCCCAACTATAGAACAAGCTGCCGAGCTGATGAAACAGGCTCGTATGAAAGCTACCACTGTTAACGATTGGATTGGCAGCGCACCAACCCGCGACCCAATTTCGGTTGCTGCAGGCGGCGCAAAAACTATCGATCAGATTGGTGTTAAAGCTCCTGTTGCACCAGCTCTTGCTCCTAAAATGCAGGTGCTTAACGGCTGGCTGGTACGTGGTAACACCGTACTGCAAGGTCGTCATTTTGAAGCACCGTGGTGGAACGGTACCGTACACCCTGATTATATTGACAAAACAGCTAAGCCTGATGTTACCCGTTGGGTACCAGGTCGCACCGGTACCGGTTTAACCGATGACCTGACTGCCGTGGCCGATTGGATGCAGGCCAGTCACACCATCGCGTTAGCACATAACTACGGCTTGTGGTATGACCGTCGTCGTGATGACCACGAGCGTATCCACCGCGAGGATGGCGATGTTTGGCCTCCGTTCTACGAGATGCCTTTTGCCCGCAGCGGTAAAGAAACTGCGTATGATGGTTTGAGCAAATACGATCTGACCAAATACAACCCATGGTACTGGAGCCGCCTGAAACAGTTTGCAGATCTGGCCGATGAGCGCGGATTTGTACTGATCCATCAAAACTACTTCCAACACAACATTATTGAGGCTGGTGCTCACTATACCGATTTTACATGGCGCACCGCCAACAACATTAACGGCACCGGTTTCCCAGAGCCTGTTAACTACGCGGGCGACAAACGCCAGTTTATGGCCGAGCAGTTTTATGATGAGAAAGATCCGGCCCGCCGTAAATACCACATCGCTTACATTAACAAATGTCTGGACAATTTTGTCGATAACAACGGCGTGATCCAGTACATCAGTGCCGAGTATACCGGTCCGCTGCATTTTGCAGAGTTCTGGGTAGAAACCATTAAAGCCTGGGAAGCTGCTCATAAAAAGAAAGAAGTTATTGGCCTGAGCACTACCAAAGATGTGCAGGACGCCATTCTGGCTAACCCGGCTCTGGCGCCAACCATCAACGTAATTAATATTGAGTATTGGTATTATGAGGGCAGCGGTAAACTGTATGCCCCAATTGGCGGCCAGAGTTTAGCGCCACGCCAGCAGGAACGTATTTTCCACCCTAAAGCCAGCAACTTTGAGCAGGTATACCGTGCCGTGCATGACTATACCACCAAATATCCTGACAAGGCGGTAATCTACAATGCCGATGGCTTTGAGCACTTTGGTTGGGCGGTGTTTATTGCAGGCGGTTCATTACCGGTACTGCCGGCCGCTACCGATAAACAGTTCTTGTCCGACGCATCTGGCATGAAGCCGGTTGAACTGCCGGGCGCGCCTAAAAATCAATGGGCTATAGGGAATACTAAGGGAATGATTGTCTATGCCAGTGGCGGTGAGGCTGTTAAGCTGAATCTGGCCAATGGAACCAATTATACTGCAAAATGGATTGAGCCTCGCACCGGTGCTGCAACAACAGCTGAGCAGGTGAAAGGCGGCAGCGGCGTGGAAATAAAACCCGCCAGAAGCGGTGATGCCGTTTTGTGGTTAACCCGAAACTAA
- a CDS encoding sialate O-acetylesterase — MRKSALILGLMLMAGAAARAEVTLPNILGNGMVLQRNKPVPVWGTAAQGEKVTVKFGKQTKTAMPDTAGHWQVLLDPMQASAKGQTMTISGTNTIKLDDILVGEVWLASGQSNMTYEMRKNSKVQKPDSTSNWPVDELKYAHNHMLRIFLVTNKNLRKPDTTHAGWAVAENAALSNFSAVGYFFAKHLNEDLKVPVGIIASSSPGSRIEPWVSREALVNEPYFKENNIRVDGDPGKFYDNMIQPLAPFAIKGILWYQGESGAYLNENITYAYKMDALINNWRTLWSDKKLPFYYVQIAPFRYSTVKDPVKKYTIYTEPELREGQAQALKIPYTGMVVTTDLNENLDNLHPHYKWEIGRRLELQAMANTYGAKNVVPSGPLYSGMATSGNKIVLSFKYTDGGLISHDGKPLTNFEIAGSDGVFVPAQAEIKGDKVYVSAASVSQPTAARFAWDEAANPNFYNKAGLPAVPFRTNTPYVFKPITN; from the coding sequence ATGCGTAAAAGCGCACTCATATTAGGTTTAATGCTGATGGCCGGCGCCGCTGCCCGTGCAGAGGTAACATTGCCCAACATATTGGGCAACGGCATGGTTTTGCAACGCAACAAACCCGTACCCGTTTGGGGCACCGCCGCGCAAGGCGAAAAGGTGACCGTTAAATTTGGCAAGCAAACCAAAACTGCCATGCCCGATACCGCAGGCCATTGGCAGGTATTGCTGGACCCAATGCAGGCATCGGCCAAGGGCCAAACAATGACCATCAGCGGAACCAATACCATCAAGCTGGATGATATTTTGGTGGGCGAGGTTTGGCTGGCTTCCGGTCAGTCTAACATGACGTATGAGATGCGCAAAAACAGCAAAGTGCAAAAACCAGACAGCACGAGTAACTGGCCGGTTGACGAGCTGAAGTATGCGCACAACCACATGCTGCGGATTTTCCTGGTAACCAACAAAAACCTGCGCAAACCAGACACCACACATGCAGGCTGGGCAGTTGCAGAGAATGCTGCTTTAAGCAATTTTTCGGCTGTTGGTTATTTCTTTGCCAAACACCTGAACGAGGATTTGAAAGTGCCGGTGGGTATTATCGCTTCATCAAGTCCGGGTAGCCGTATTGAGCCTTGGGTGTCTCGTGAGGCTTTAGTTAATGAGCCTTATTTCAAAGAAAATAATATCAGAGTTGATGGCGATCCCGGTAAGTTTTATGACAACATGATTCAGCCACTGGCTCCCTTTGCAATCAAAGGCATCTTGTGGTATCAGGGAGAGTCTGGCGCTTATCTGAATGAGAATATCACTTACGCCTACAAAATGGATGCGCTGATTAACAACTGGCGCACTTTATGGAGCGATAAAAAATTGCCGTTCTATTATGTGCAGATTGCACCGTTCCGTTACTCAACAGTAAAAGACCCAGTTAAAAAATATACCATCTATACCGAACCTGAACTGCGCGAAGGCCAAGCTCAGGCGCTAAAAATTCCTTACACGGGTATGGTGGTAACTACCGACCTGAATGAGAACCTGGATAACCTGCACCCACATTACAAGTGGGAGATCGGTCGCCGGTTAGAATTGCAGGCCATGGCTAATACTTATGGTGCTAAAAATGTGGTGCCATCGGGCCCGTTGTATAGCGGAATGGCCACATCAGGCAATAAAATCGTCCTCAGTTTTAAATACACCGATGGCGGGCTGATAAGCCATGACGGTAAACCGCTTACAAATTTTGAAATTGCAGGCAGCGACGGCGTGTTTGTTCCCGCCCAGGCTGAGATAAAAGGGGATAAAGTATATGTATCGGCAGCGTCTGTTAGTCAGCCAACAGCAGCACGTTTTGCCTGGGACGAGGCGGCAAATCCAAACTTTTACAACAAAGCAGGTTTGCCGGCAGTGCCTTTCAGAACCAATACCCCTTACGTTTTTAAACCTATAACAAACTAA
- a CDS encoding glycoside hydrolase family 140 protein, with translation MIKKTLMAALAAFLCLTGADAQQLPALKVSANHRFFTADDKPFFWLGDTGWLLFSKLTREEADQYLDTRAKQGFNVVQVMVVHSIKEVNAYGDSALTGKNIATPKVTPGNDPTKKAEYDYWDHVDYIVNKAAEKGLYVAMVPVWGSVVESSKIGPEAATKYATFLAERYKDHTNVIWMDGGDIAGSLFNSTWNAIGSTLKQLNPNHLVTYHPRGRTQSSTWFHNQSWLDFNTFQSGHRTYAQDTSKNEKLHYGEDNWRYVNVDYNLKPTKPTLDAEPSYERIPWGLHNIKLPLWTDADVRRYAYWSVFAGGCGYTYGNNDVMQMHKDNDSKVGAYGSTQMWYKSINNLGAQQMQWVKKLMLSRPYFERVPDQSMVAGSLGVKYNRLLATRGKNYAFVYTYNGRNFTVNATKLEGAKVKASWYNPRTGESTTIGTMTKGAAMKFNPPGEQKNGNDWVLVLDSI, from the coding sequence ATGATAAAAAAAACCTTAATGGCAGCTTTGGCTGCCTTTTTATGCTTAACCGGGGCTGATGCACAGCAGCTGCCCGCACTAAAGGTATCGGCCAACCATCGTTTTTTTACGGCTGATGATAAACCGTTTTTCTGGCTGGGCGATACCGGCTGGCTGCTGTTTTCAAAGCTAACCCGCGAAGAAGCAGATCAATACCTGGATACCCGCGCCAAACAAGGCTTTAACGTGGTACAGGTAATGGTGGTGCATAGCATAAAAGAAGTGAATGCCTACGGTGATTCTGCCTTGACCGGCAAGAACATCGCCACACCCAAAGTTACTCCGGGCAATGATCCCACCAAGAAAGCTGAATATGATTACTGGGATCATGTAGATTACATTGTTAACAAAGCGGCCGAGAAAGGCCTGTATGTGGCCATGGTGCCGGTATGGGGTTCGGTAGTGGAGTCGAGCAAAATTGGTCCGGAGGCGGCAACTAAATATGCTACTTTTTTGGCCGAGCGTTATAAGGATCACACCAATGTGATCTGGATGGACGGCGGCGATATTGCCGGATCGCTGTTCAACTCTACCTGGAACGCTATTGGTAGTACGTTGAAGCAGTTGAATCCAAATCATTTGGTTACCTACCACCCGCGTGGTCGTACCCAGTCATCAACCTGGTTTCATAACCAGAGCTGGTTGGATTTTAATACATTTCAATCGGGCCACCGCACCTACGCGCAGGATACCTCTAAGAACGAGAAGCTGCACTATGGTGAAGACAACTGGCGTTATGTTAATGTAGATTATAATCTGAAGCCAACCAAGCCAACCCTGGATGCCGAACCATCATACGAGCGCATCCCATGGGGGCTGCACAATATCAAATTACCATTATGGACCGACGCCGATGTGCGCCGTTATGCATACTGGTCGGTTTTTGCCGGCGGTTGCGGTTACACCTATGGTAACAACGATGTAATGCAGATGCACAAAGACAACGACTCGAAGGTGGGCGCTTATGGCTCAACCCAAATGTGGTATAAATCCATCAACAATCTAGGTGCACAGCAAATGCAGTGGGTTAAAAAGCTGATGCTGTCTCGCCCTTATTTTGAGCGCGTGCCAGATCAGAGCATGGTGGCAGGTTCACTCGGTGTAAAATATAACCGCCTGCTGGCTACCCGTGGTAAAAACTACGCCTTTGTATACACCTACAACGGCCGCAACTTTACCGTGAATGCCACCAAACTGGAGGGTGCTAAAGTGAAAGCCTCGTGGTACAATCCGCGCACGGGCGAGAGCACCACTATTGGTACGATGACCAAAGGCGCTGCCATGAAATTCAACCCTCCGGGCGAGCAGAAGAATGGTAACGACTGGGTGTTGGTATTGGATTCGATATAG